Part of the uncultured Desulfobacter sp. genome, AGATCTGGTCAAGCAATACACAGGTTCAACCCACAACAAAAGATAATAAGAATATAATACGTTCCTATAACTTTCATGTAAAAATTTCCGGGACAAATAACGGAGGACACAGATGAAACGCCAAGGCAATCTTTCAAACCAGCTTTTTGATTATCTTAAATACATTTCAAAAATCAATGTGAACATAGGCAAACCATTGTCATCGGTAAAGGAGAACACCTTACTCTTTTTGCCTGATACCGGCTGCACCCTCAATTGCGGAATCTGTGCCCTTGTGGCGTTTAAAGGGCCTGCCTGCGAAAATGATCTGACCTCCCTGGCCAAAGGCATTGAAACCCTTTCACAAAATCGTCTTGGTCTGTACGCCAAGAACACAACCCCAATGGTGTCGGCGGATTACCTGGGCGGTAAAGAATTTTTATCCACCCTGTTTGACCACGCCCAGAACCTTAAACAGGAAACGATGTTTGCATCCCTGTTTGATGACCCGGGAAAAAGCCGCAAATTGTCGGGTATTGCCCAGGATATTGACGACATTCTTACCGATGAAATCAAAAATTTCAAAGGGGCCACAGCGGGCTTGTCCACCCCCGAGGTGGATATTGCCGCAGATTATCTTGACCGGCTCAAAGATATCCTCTGGTGCCTGAAAAAGGAGATCCTCGATAATATTGACGCCATTAAACATCTGGCCCCGGGCATAGACAAACAAAACAATCCTGAAGGGATCGCACTTTTTAAACGGATCAATGCCGTACTCAACAGCCTGGACCGACTTGAGGTCAGAGGGCGCGACTCAGCAGGTATTTCCGTGCTGTGCACCCTGGATGCATCCCAATTTTCAACGTACAAAAGCGTTCTTGACAAAGAAGGCATGGCCGACGAACTGAAAAACAGATGCAAGCGACAAATCCTGTCAAACAACACCATATCCATCAATGAAGTCAGCACCCCGGATGACGTCAAGCGTATTACCATCTGTTTTGTATACAAATTTGCCGCAGAAATCGGAGCTCTGGGCGACAACATTGCCTTTATCAGGAGCCAGATAAAAGAGGACCCCCTGCTCCAGGCACTTGCTGCATTTGAGATATCGGCATCATCGGTTTCGGCCCATACCAGATGGGCATCCATCGGAGATATCACCGAGGCCAACTGCCATCCCCTGGACAACACCTCCACAGATGCCGGTGTCTCCCGAAGCGGCATCATCCATGTCTGTCTTAACGGGGATATTGACAACTACCTGGAGCTGAAAACAGAATACGAGGCCCGGTACGATAAAATTCATCCCCAGATCACCACGGACACCAAACTGATCCCGCTGCAGATTGAACACCACCTGAAAATGGGCGCCCCCATCGAAGAGGCCTTCCGCCTGGCGGTCAATGAGTTTGAGGGTTCCCATGCCATTTCCATGCACACGGACCTTGCTCCGGGCAAATTGTTCCTGGCCCAGAAAGGCAGCGGACAGGCCATTTTTGTGGGCCTTGCCCCGGACCACTACATTGCGGCATCGGAATTATACGGTGTGGTGGAGGAGACCCGCCACTACATAAAACTGAACGGCGAAGAAAAGGGACAGATCGTGATCCTGGACCAGGAGGGTGCGGGCGGCATTGAAGGAGTTCGCTCCTTTTACTACGATTACCAGCCCATCACCCTGACCCGGGAGGATGTCCTCACCAGCCAGATCACCTCCAGGGACATTGACCGCCAGGGGTATAACCACTATTTTCTCAAAGAGATCTCCGAAGCCCCGTTCTCGGTTGAAAAAACACTGGAAAATAAATTTAAGCAGAATCCCGGATCAGGCCTGTTCAATGTCAACCTGAACAGAACCATTATCCCGACGAGCCTGGAAGAAGATTTACGATCCGGAAAGATAAAAAACATCTATTTCATCGGCCAGGGAACCGCCGGCATCGCCGCCCAGGGGTGTGCGGATCTTCTCACCCATTACCTGGGGGCCAAATGCATGAACATCCGAGCCCAGAAGGCATCCGAGCTTTCCGGGTTCAGCATGGGCTGCCAAGTTGAAAATACCAGAACCATGGAAAACACCCTGGTTGTGGCCATCAGCCAGTCCGGCACCACCACGGATACCAACCGAACCGTGGACATGGTCCGGGCCCACGGAGCCAGGAGTCTTGCCATTGTCAACCGCA contains:
- a CDS encoding SIS domain-containing protein, translated to MKRQGNLSNQLFDYLKYISKINVNIGKPLSSVKENTLLFLPDTGCTLNCGICALVAFKGPACENDLTSLAKGIETLSQNRLGLYAKNTTPMVSADYLGGKEFLSTLFDHAQNLKQETMFASLFDDPGKSRKLSGIAQDIDDILTDEIKNFKGATAGLSTPEVDIAADYLDRLKDILWCLKKEILDNIDAIKHLAPGIDKQNNPEGIALFKRINAVLNSLDRLEVRGRDSAGISVLCTLDASQFSTYKSVLDKEGMADELKNRCKRQILSNNTISINEVSTPDDVKRITICFVYKFAAEIGALGDNIAFIRSQIKEDPLLQALAAFEISASSVSAHTRWASIGDITEANCHPLDNTSTDAGVSRSGIIHVCLNGDIDNYLELKTEYEARYDKIHPQITTDTKLIPLQIEHHLKMGAPIEEAFRLAVNEFEGSHAISMHTDLAPGKLFLAQKGSGQAIFVGLAPDHYIAASELYGVVEETRHYIKLNGEEKGQIVILDQEGAGGIEGVRSFYYDYQPITLTREDVLTSQITSRDIDRQGYNHYFLKEISEAPFSVEKTLENKFKQNPGSGLFNVNLNRTIIPTSLEEDLRSGKIKNIYFIGQGTAGIAAQGCADLLTHYLGAKCMNIRAQKASELSGFSMGCQVENTRTMENTLVVAISQSGTTTDTNRTVDMVRAHGARSLAIVNRRDSDLTFKVDGVLYTSSGRDIEMSVASTKAFYSQIMAGAVLGLHLAALLNARSEEYISDQIHKLMELPDKMRTILDMRGEIKACADKLAISKTYWATVGSGANKTSADEIRIKLSELCYKTISSDFVEDKKHIDLSSEPLIIVCAAGTRESVLGDIIKDTAIFHAHKACPIVITTQGEDRFDLYAKAVFKIPEIQEHFAPVLNTLVGHIWGYYAALAINDKSKFLYDVRVKIENIIEEFRGMGHDDYEVLLENKFTETVAEFYNQFSLKRRRGEFPSAIGLNTISNITLLLKYLSGRLPVSDFEMDFGVKGTPPNMLTTFFTTMNQAINIMARPVDAIKHQAKTVTVGTSRITERFEGIIFDVLAEHDIQIPLITNTNVLVLKNLQEIIAEVKGAVLYRITGLSLLGKVTPDTRIDVESKTGILADESSRVETDHRLKGTKNIIVREGNVYIGKGRKDNRSILVIPVLSSSPTSPNIIEFLLSLNIAFKSTEEVTLLKKIKALGGKYTRLKDWILESKNVAWDDKYLNLVDIETLFGATAEQAVEAIVEKLD